A genomic region of Anaerolineales bacterium contains the following coding sequences:
- a CDS encoding pirin family protein: MHNPRSVREIIAPTMVIEGAGVRLRRSFAPARQNRFDPFLLFDHFAFNDPVEGPIVGFPQHPHRGIETVTYMLAGNVRHRDSIGNVGVIGPGDLQWMTSGRGILHEELPTRSANGEVNGFQLWVNLPAAQKMAAPRYQEVSSAQVPIVEQAGAKVRLMAGEFAGQRGPIGDIAIQPLYLDITLAPDALIEVPVSAGLAAYAYLFEGAGQVKAEPVSALSMLVLSDGDGLRVQAAADGLRFLLMAGQPIAEPVVPYGPFVMNTEAEIRQVFEDIRSGNFAQPW; the protein is encoded by the coding sequence ATGCACAATCCACGTAGTGTCCGTGAAATCATTGCGCCGACGATGGTGATCGAGGGCGCCGGGGTGCGCTTGCGCCGTTCATTTGCGCCGGCGCGCCAAAATCGCTTCGATCCCTTCCTGCTCTTTGACCACTTTGCCTTCAATGACCCGGTAGAAGGACCAATTGTAGGTTTCCCCCAGCACCCGCACCGCGGCATTGAAACTGTTACCTACATGCTGGCGGGCAATGTGCGCCATCGTGACAGTATTGGCAACGTGGGCGTGATCGGCCCGGGCGATCTGCAATGGATGACCAGTGGCCGTGGCATCTTGCACGAGGAGCTGCCAACGCGCAGCGCCAATGGTGAGGTGAACGGCTTTCAACTGTGGGTGAACTTGCCCGCGGCGCAGAAAATGGCCGCCCCGCGCTATCAGGAAGTAAGTAGTGCGCAGGTGCCGATCGTTGAGCAGGCCGGCGCCAAGGTGCGCCTGATGGCGGGCGAATTTGCTGGGCAGCGCGGCCCGATTGGTGATATTGCTATCCAGCCCTTGTACCTGGATATTACTTTGGCGCCTGATGCGCTGATCGAGGTGCCGGTCTCGGCTGGCTTGGCGGCGTATGCCTACCTATTTGAGGGCGCTGGCCAAGTGAAAGCTGAGCCTGTTTCAGCGTTGAGTATGCTCGTGCTCAGCGATGGGGATGGGCTGCGTGTGCAGGCCGCAGCCGATGGACTGCGCTTCCTGCTGATGGCCGGCCAGCCGATCGCTGAGCCGGTGGTGCCCTATGGGCCGTTTGTAATGAACACGGAGGCGGAGATTCGCCAGGTGTTCGAGGATATCCGTAGCGGAAACTTTGCCCAGCCCTGGTGA